The following coding sequences lie in one Liolophura sinensis isolate JHLJ2023 chromosome 4, CUHK_Ljap_v2, whole genome shotgun sequence genomic window:
- the LOC135464563 gene encoding obg-like ATPase 1 — protein sequence MPPKKKGAEANQRPPLIGRIGTNLKVGIVGLPNVGKSTFFNVLTKTMTAAAENFPFCTIDPNESRVPVPDERFDFLCEFHKPLSKVPAFLNVVDIAGLVKGAHEGKGLGNAFLSNISACDALFHVTRAFEDDDIVHVEGDVDPVRDLEIINDELMLKDLEYINKQWDGLERAVARGGDKKKKPEYDVLGKVRALLSEEKKPVRHAVWDPKEIEILNQHLFLSAKPVIYLINLSEKDYIRKKNKWLVKIKEWIDAHDNGSAIIPFSGELELTLQHMEPAEREAYLKEKGATSALDKIIVTGYKALQLQYFFTCGKDEVKAWTIQKGFKAPQAAGKIHTDMEKGFIMAEVMAYEDFKEQGSEAACKAAGKYKQKGREYIVEDGDIIFFKFNAGAGLQGKKK from the exons ATGCCGCCAAAGAAGAAGGGAGCAGAGGCAAATCAACGCCCACCACTGATTGGACGAATTGGAACAAATCTAAAAGTGGGCATTGTGGGATTGCCAAATGTTGG GAAAAGTACTTTTTTCAACGTGCTGACAAAAACCATGACAGCAGCTGCTGAAAACTTCCCTTTTTGTACAATTGATCCCAATGAAA GCAGAGTTCCTGTACCAGATGAACGGTTTGACTTTTTGTGTGAATTCCACAAACCTTTAAG CAAAGTGCCCGCATTTCTGAATGTGGTTGACATCGCTGGTTTGGTGAAAGGAGCTCATGAAGGAAAGGGACTCGGAAATGCATTTTTGTCCAACATCAGCGCCTGTGATGCTCTGTTCCATGTGACAA GAGCGTTTGAGGATGATGACATTGTTCACGTTGAAGGGGACGTGGATCCTGTGCGTGATTTGGAGATCATTAATGATGAACTAATGTTAAAGGACCTGGAGTACATCAACAAGCAGTGGGATGGTTTAGAGAGGGCGGTCGCTAGGGGAGGCGACAAGAAGAAGAAACcagaatat GATGTTTTAGGTAAAGTTAGAGCATTGTTGTCAGAAGAGAAAAAGCCAGTCCGCCATGCAGTATGGGACCCGAAGGAG ATTGAAATTCTTAACCAGCACCTGTTTTTATCAGCTAAACCTGTGATATATCTTATCAACTTGTCCGAAAAAGACTACATccgaaagaaaaacaaatg GTTAGTGAAGATCAAGGAGTGGATAGACGCTCATGACAACGGCTCTGCTATCATCCCGTTCAGTGGTGAACTAGAGCTCACATTACAACACATGGAGCCAGCAGAGAGAGAAGCTTATCTCAAAGAGAAAGGTGCAACAAG TGCCCTGGATAAAATAATTGTGACGGGATACAAGGCTCTTCAGCTTCAGTATTTTTTCACCTGTGGGAAAGACGAAGTTAAAGCTTGGACTATACAG AAAGGGTTTAAGGCACCTCAGGCAGCAGGAAAGATTCACACTGACATGGAGAAAGGATTCATCATGGCAGAAGTCATGGCCTACGAAGACTTCAAGGAACAAGGCTCAGAAGCTGCCTGCAAG